One window of Microbacterium sediminis genomic DNA carries:
- a CDS encoding ABC transporter permease — protein MRKPLVAVAYALGLPLVLIALWWVLSQGSTSPFVPKPVPLVTTFIDTWMGDKLLTDVLPSLGRFVVGTTLAIVLGIVIGLGVGLNLTLRSLTEPAFEFFRAVPPPILIPILGLIIGVGDEMKVAVIVLGAIWPVLLNTIEGVRAADSVQTETSRSYGISGFNRLRYQVVPSAAPQILAGVRQALPIGIILMVISEMFFSSSGLGFSIIEFQRRFAIAPMWSGIVLLGLIGFAVSMLFKLVERRLLRWYYGLKDIENGS, from the coding sequence ATGCGCAAGCCGCTGGTCGCCGTGGCGTACGCGCTCGGCCTGCCCCTGGTCCTCATCGCGCTGTGGTGGGTGCTGTCGCAGGGCTCGACGAGCCCGTTCGTGCCGAAGCCCGTGCCGCTGGTGACGACGTTCATCGACACCTGGATGGGCGACAAGCTCCTCACCGACGTGCTGCCGAGCCTCGGACGGTTCGTCGTGGGCACCACGCTGGCGATCGTCCTGGGCATCGTCATCGGCCTCGGCGTCGGCCTCAACCTCACGCTGCGCTCGCTCACCGAGCCCGCCTTCGAGTTCTTCCGCGCCGTGCCGCCGCCGATCCTCATCCCGATCCTCGGCCTGATCATCGGCGTCGGCGACGAGATGAAGGTCGCCGTGATCGTGCTGGGCGCGATCTGGCCGGTGCTGCTGAACACGATCGAGGGCGTGCGCGCCGCCGACTCCGTGCAGACCGAGACCAGCCGCTCCTACGGCATCTCCGGGTTCAACCGCCTGCGCTACCAGGTGGTCCCCTCCGCCGCCCCGCAGATCCTCGCGGGCGTGCGCCAGGCCCTGCCGATCGGGATCATCCTCATGGTGATCAGCGAGATGTTCTTCTCGTCGTCCGGTCTGGGCTTCTCCATCATCGAGTTCCAGCGCCGGTTCGCGATCGCCCCGATGTGGTCGGGCATCGTGCTGCTGGGACTCATCGGTTTCGCGGTCTCGATGCTGTTCAAGCTCGTCGAGCGCCGCCTCCTGCGCTGGTACTACGGACTGAAGGACATCGAGAATGGCTCCTGA
- a CDS encoding ABC transporter ATP-binding protein, with the protein MAPDIDITAGLGKGRTLPEGEALLSVRGVKKVYETDGGGIEAVRDLTFDLGKNELVCLVGPSGSGKTTLLKCIAGLLEPTSGTVTLDGKKVTGPPKKMAVVFQEYGRSLFPWLRVADNVELPLKNAGVAKAKRRELVAEALESVGLTHAARQYPWQLSGGMQQRVAIARAIAYQPEVLLMDEPFAAVDAQTRADLEDLVRSIRERLGVTVLFVTHDIDESVYLGTRVIILSSSPTVVQEDLVIDLPEQRDQLETRALPRFTELRHHVYEQIQLAKQGFRPDDTRVG; encoded by the coding sequence ATGGCTCCTGACATCGACATCACCGCCGGCCTGGGCAAGGGCCGCACGCTGCCGGAGGGCGAGGCGCTGCTCTCGGTCCGCGGCGTGAAGAAGGTGTACGAGACCGACGGCGGCGGCATCGAGGCCGTGCGCGACCTCACCTTCGACCTCGGCAAGAACGAGCTCGTGTGCCTGGTGGGGCCGTCGGGCTCCGGCAAGACGACGCTGCTGAAGTGCATCGCCGGCCTGCTGGAGCCGACCAGCGGCACGGTCACGCTCGACGGCAAGAAGGTCACCGGTCCGCCGAAGAAGATGGCCGTCGTGTTCCAGGAGTACGGCCGCTCGCTGTTCCCCTGGCTGCGCGTGGCCGACAACGTCGAGCTGCCGCTGAAGAACGCGGGCGTCGCGAAGGCCAAGCGCCGCGAGCTCGTGGCCGAGGCGCTCGAGAGCGTGGGTCTGACCCACGCGGCGCGGCAGTACCCGTGGCAGCTGTCGGGCGGCATGCAGCAGCGCGTGGCGATCGCCCGCGCGATCGCGTACCAGCCCGAGGTGCTGCTCATGGACGAGCCCTTCGCCGCGGTCGACGCGCAGACCCGCGCCGACCTGGAGGACCTCGTCCGCTCGATCCGCGAGCGCCTGGGCGTGACGGTGCTGTTCGTCACGCACGACATCGACGAGTCGGTCTACCTCGGCACCCGCGTGATCATCCTCTCCTCGTCGCCCACCGTGGTGCAGGAAGACCTCGTGATCGACCTGCCCGAGCAGCGCGATCAGCTCGAGACGCGCGCGCTGCCGCGATTCACCGAGCTGCGCCACCACGTGTACGAGCAGATCCAGCTCGCGAAGCAGGGCTTCCGCCCGGATGACACCCGCGTCGGCTGA
- a CDS encoding ABC transporter permease, protein MTAAPDTVTRVVQTAQRRSRRRAYRPRRLLLGLAGILILLAVWEIVSRTGIIDPRYFPPATAALAQLGVNATLTGFWSAVGATVGTWALGMLIAFLIAAPLGVVIGLSPFLTRLTRSTVEFLRPIPSVGLIPLATLVFAVPLQQSLLIVVYGAFWQIFVQVLYGVADVDSVAMATARSYGFSWIQRVRDVVFPTMLPYLVTGVRLASAVALILTITAELVIGGDLAGLGREVALSRDAGLYESTYALVIATGLLGVIINLAVRFGERRLLSWHQSVRGEA, encoded by the coding sequence GTGACTGCTGCACCCGACACGGTCACCCGTGTCGTCCAGACGGCGCAGCGCCGGAGCAGGCGGCGGGCCTACAGGCCCCGCCGCCTGCTCCTCGGCCTCGCCGGAATCCTGATCCTCCTCGCGGTGTGGGAGATCGTCTCGCGCACCGGGATCATCGATCCGCGGTACTTCCCGCCGGCGACGGCCGCGCTGGCGCAGCTGGGCGTGAACGCCACGCTGACCGGCTTCTGGTCGGCGGTGGGCGCCACCGTCGGCACGTGGGCGCTCGGCATGCTCATCGCCTTCCTCATCGCCGCACCGCTCGGCGTCGTCATCGGGCTCTCGCCGTTCCTGACGCGCCTGACCCGGTCGACGGTCGAGTTCCTCCGGCCGATCCCGTCGGTGGGCCTGATCCCGCTCGCGACCCTCGTGTTCGCGGTGCCGCTGCAGCAGAGCCTGCTGATCGTCGTGTACGGGGCGTTCTGGCAGATCTTCGTGCAGGTGCTCTACGGCGTCGCCGACGTCGACTCGGTCGCCATGGCGACGGCCCGCAGCTACGGGTTCTCGTGGATCCAGCGGGTGCGCGACGTCGTGTTCCCCACGATGCTGCCGTACCTGGTCACGGGCGTCCGTCTCGCGTCGGCGGTGGCGCTGATCCTCACGATCACCGCCGAGCTCGTCATCGGCGGCGACCTGGCCGGGCTCGGCCGCGAGGTCGCGCTCTCGCGCGACGCCGGCCTCTACGAGTCCACCTATGCGCTCGTGATCGCGACCGGGCTGCTCGGCGTGATCATCAACCTCGCGGTGCGGTTCGGGGAGCGCCGCCTGCTGTCGTGGCACCAGTCCGTTCGAGGGGAGGCGTGA
- a CDS encoding multidrug effflux MFS transporter — MTPASADGPGAATRPGLTPGLIAALGFVGMAGAVSTDLYLPSFPSLQADLGITEAAVQLTLTAFLIGAAGGQFAVGTVSDALGRRRTLVIALGLFSLVGFAASAAPTIEWLIALRLLQGLTGSVGAALARAIVADLEQGERAARGISILIAMMGLGPVFGSPLGAVLTQWGGWRLALVGLATVATAMFVVALLCIPESLPRERRHPARIGALLRNLGLLARDGAFLGFALAYALSYGAMMVYFGSSSFVVQRVLGESTLVYSLTFVASSIAFVLGGLLNGRLVRRHGAHAMIRIGQGLSLVSALALVAITLAGGLSLWAWIVLTCVFEAGCAMGMSNGSALTLRRAAIAAGAGSAALGLFQFGVAAVVSPIGGLWGSGTALPTVIGMAGVTLLAIAAAAVGRALERRA, encoded by the coding sequence ATGACACCCGCGTCGGCTGACGGTCCGGGCGCGGCGACCCGCCCGGGCCTCACCCCGGGACTGATCGCCGCGCTCGGCTTCGTCGGCATGGCCGGCGCCGTCTCGACCGACCTCTACCTGCCGTCGTTCCCGAGCCTGCAGGCCGATCTCGGCATCACCGAGGCGGCCGTGCAGCTCACGCTCACGGCGTTCCTCATCGGCGCGGCCGGGGGGCAGTTCGCGGTGGGCACCGTCTCCGACGCCCTCGGCCGCCGCCGCACGCTGGTCATCGCCCTGGGCCTGTTCTCGCTCGTCGGGTTCGCCGCCTCCGCCGCGCCCACGATCGAGTGGCTCATCGCGCTGCGGCTGCTCCAGGGGCTCACGGGATCGGTCGGTGCCGCGCTGGCCCGGGCGATCGTCGCCGACCTCGAGCAGGGCGAGCGGGCGGCCCGCGGCATCAGCATCCTCATCGCGATGATGGGCCTCGGGCCGGTGTTCGGCAGCCCGCTCGGCGCCGTGCTCACGCAGTGGGGCGGCTGGCGCCTGGCGCTGGTCGGCCTGGCGACCGTGGCGACGGCGATGTTCGTCGTCGCGCTGCTGTGCATCCCCGAGAGCCTGCCCCGCGAGCGCCGGCACCCGGCGCGGATCGGCGCGCTGCTGCGCAACCTCGGGCTGCTCGCCCGCGACGGCGCCTTCCTCGGCTTCGCGCTCGCCTACGCCCTGTCGTACGGCGCGATGATGGTGTACTTCGGCTCGTCGTCGTTCGTGGTGCAGCGGGTGCTGGGCGAGTCGACGCTCGTGTACTCGCTCACGTTCGTCGCCAGTTCGATCGCCTTCGTCCTCGGCGGCCTGCTCAACGGACGCCTCGTGCGCCGCCACGGCGCGCACGCGATGATCCGGATCGGGCAGGGGCTCTCGCTTGTCAGCGCGCTGGCGCTCGTGGCGATCACCCTGGCCGGCGGCCTGTCGCTGTGGGCGTGGATCGTGCTCACGTGCGTCTTCGAGGCGGGCTGCGCCATGGGCATGAGCAACGGATCCGCCCTCACCCTGCGGCGGGCCGCGATCGCCGCGGGCGCGGGCTCCGCCGCGCTGGGCCTGTTCCAGTTCGGCGTGGCGGCGGTCGTCTCGCCGATCGGGGGCCTGTGGGGCAGCGGCACCGCGCTGCCGACCGTGATCGGCATGGCGGGCGTCACGCTCCTCGCGATCGCCGCCGCGGCCGTCGGCCGCGCCCTGGAGCGCCGCGCCTGA
- a CDS encoding SDR family NAD(P)-dependent oxidoreductase: MSAVSGRRVLLAGGTSEAGWAAARRLREAGAHAIVAGRSADKLAAFADEGFDTFAMDLTDEAAVDRLATDLREIDGVLHLVGGWRGGGGIPGQTDADWAVLESSLTAWRHVSRALWPQLIASPAARLAVVSSTAVARPLAGGANYAAVKAAAEAWTRALAHGFAKHSRDAQAEQTGAATIFRVTQLAGLEDRLATEFAALWDRPATEVNDAVIDLR; this comes from the coding sequence ATGAGCGCGGTGTCGGGACGACGGGTGCTGCTGGCCGGCGGCACGAGCGAGGCGGGATGGGCGGCCGCGCGGCGGCTGCGCGAGGCGGGAGCCCACGCGATCGTCGCCGGGCGCAGCGCCGACAAGCTTGCCGCCTTCGCCGACGAGGGCTTCGACACGTTCGCCATGGACCTCACCGACGAGGCCGCGGTCGATCGACTGGCGACCGACCTCCGCGAGATCGACGGCGTGCTGCACCTCGTGGGCGGCTGGCGCGGCGGCGGGGGCATCCCTGGCCAGACCGACGCCGACTGGGCGGTGCTCGAGAGTTCGCTGACCGCGTGGCGCCACGTGTCGCGCGCGCTCTGGCCGCAGCTGATCGCCTCGCCCGCCGCCCGCCTGGCGGTGGTGTCGTCGACCGCGGTCGCCCGCCCGCTCGCCGGCGGCGCGAACTACGCCGCGGTGAAGGCCGCCGCCGAGGCCTGGACCCGTGCCCTCGCCCACGGCTTCGCCAAGCACTCCCGCGACGCGCAGGCCGAGCAGACCGGCGCCGCCACGATCTTCCGCGTCACCCAGCTCGCGGGCCTCGAGGATCGCCTCGCGACGGAGTTCGCCGCCCTGTGGGACCGCCCCGCGACCGAGGTCAACGACGCGGTGATCGACCTGCGCTGA